AGACTTTACCTACTTGCAACAGGCAGGCGAGCAATACGGGTTTGCCGTTACCGATACAGCCACCTGTGAAATTGAGGGTGAGCGGGTATCCAGTACCCGGGTCCGGGCCGCACTGGCCGATGGCAACTTTGCATTGGCGGAAACCCTGCTGGGGCGTCCCTTCAGCATTAGCGGTCGGGTGCGGCACGGCGACAAAATTGGCCGAACCCTCAATTTGCCCACGGTCAATCTGGCACTCAAGCGGTTGCGCTCTCCGCTCCACGGTATTTTTGCGGTCACTGTCAGCGGCGGCAAATTTCAGGAGCAGTCGGGGGCCGCTAACATGGGTACCCGGCCCACGGTGAACGGCACGGAGAACCGTCTGGAAGTCCATCTTCTGGACTACAGTGATGCGGGTGTCGGCAAGGACAGCCTCTACGGTGAGCACCTCACCGTTGCGTTTCGCCATTACGTGAGGGCGGAAGAAAAATTTGCGGACCTGGACCAGCTCAAGACTGCCATCTGGCAGGATGTGGAAGCAGTTCGGGCTTATTTTGAAAAGCGTACTTAACAGCGATATTTATGACGGACTACAAGGCAACGCTTAACCTTCCCCATACCGACTTCCCCATGAAGGCCGGTTTGTCCCAGCGTGAACCCGCGCGTCTGAAAGAGTGGCAGGAAAAAGAGCTCTACCAGAAGATTCGCGCGGCTTTTGCCGGTCGTCCCAAATTCATTCTTCACGATGGCCCTCCCTACGCCAACGGTAATATCCATATCGGCCATGCGGTGAACAAGATCCTCAAGGACATGATCGTCAAGTCGCGCACGCTGGCGGGTTTCGATGCGCCTTATGTGCCGGGTTGGGACTGTCATGGGCTGCCCATTGAGCTGATGGTCGAAAAGAAGGTCGGCAAGGCCGGCCACAAGGTGGATGCCCGCACCTTCCGTCAGAAATGTCGCGAGTACGCCAGCAAGCAGGTGGAAGGTCAGAAGGCGGACTTCAAGCGCCTGGGCGTGTTCGGTGACTGGGATAATCCCTACCTGACCATGGATTACGGCTTTGAAGCCAACATTATCCGTGGCCTGGGCAAGATCGTGGATAACGGCCATCTGCAGCAGGGCTTCAAGCCCGTGCACTGGTGTCTCGACTGCGCCTCGGCACTGGCCGAAGCGGAAGTGGAATATTACGACAAGGTCTCCTTCGCGATTGATGTGGCCTTCCCGGTGGCGGATGTGGCGGACTTTACTGCACGCAGCGGTATCGACGCGAAGACGCCAAGTCTGGTGATCTGGACCACCACGCCGTGGACCTTGCCGGCTAACCGTGCCGTGTCAGTTCATCCCGAGCTGGATTATGTGCTGCTGTCCGCCGAGCAAGATGGCGAGCCCCGTGAGTTGCTGGTGGCAGAAGCGCTGGCCGATGATCTGGTGGAGAAGTGGGGGCTGGAGAAGGTGTCCCGTTCCGCCACCGTAAAAGGCGAGAAGCTGGAAATGCTATCTCTGCAGCACCCGTTCCTGGACTATCAGGTGCCGGTGATCCTTGGCGAGCACGTGACCACCGATGCCGGTACCGGTCTGGTTCATACCGCCCCCGGCCATGGTGCTGACGACTTTGTGGTAGGCCAGAAGTACGATCTGGATCCGATCAGCCCGGTGCTGGATAACGGCAAGTTCCGTGAGGATCTGTCCGTGGTCGGCGGTATGCACGTGAGTAAGGCCAATGAGCCGGTGATCGATGCCCTGAAAGAGCAGGGCACACTGGTGAAGTTCGCCAAGCTGGAGCACAGCTACCCGCATTGCTGGCGTCACAAGACACCGCTGATTTTTCGCGCCACGGCGCAGTGGTTCGTGTCCATGGACAAGAACGGCTTGCTCAAGCGTGCCCAGCAGGAAGTGGAAAAAGTGCAGTGGCTCCCGGAGT
Above is a window of Alcanivorax sediminis DNA encoding:
- the ribF gene encoding bifunctional riboflavin kinase/FAD synthetase; the encoded protein is MRLIRGIHNLRDRHRGCVATIGNFDGVHQGHQKILDQVIAEARRRGSKATVMLFEPQPQEFFAPDQAPARLMSLRDKLIALREAGVDQVLCVRFDDRFRSLSADAFVRSLLVEGLGIEYLVVGDDFRFGCGRDGDFTYLQQAGEQYGFAVTDTATCEIEGERVSSTRVRAALADGNFALAETLLGRPFSISGRVRHGDKIGRTLNLPTVNLALKRLRSPLHGIFAVTVSGGKFQEQSGAANMGTRPTVNGTENRLEVHLLDYSDAGVGKDSLYGEHLTVAFRHYVRAEEKFADLDQLKTAIWQDVEAVRAYFEKRT